DNA from Paludisphaera mucosa:
CAGCGGGTCGGCCAACCAGGGGGCGGTCCAGCTTTCGGGCTCGCTCAACCGCATCCCGGGCCGGCCGAGTTTCGAAGGCCAGATCTGGGCGGACGGCGTCGTGCTCGACGACGGCATGTCGTTCCTCCGATATTTGGTCCCCGTGCTCGCCGGGGCGACGCCGAAGATCCAGGGCGACCTCACGATGGAGATGTACCTCCGCGGCGACGGCGAGACCCGCGACCTCCTCCGGAAGACGCTCGTCGGCCACGGCCGGATTTTGATCGACCCCATCCAGCTCGAAGGCGCGGAGCTGCTGGCCGAGGTCGAGAAGAGCCTGCCGATCCCCGCCAAGAGCCGAATCGGCTCGTTGCGTACGGACTTCACCGTCAAGGAAGGGCGGGTCACCACCAGCAGGCTCGCCTTGAACATCGCCCGCGCGCCCCTCGTGATCACCGGCTGGACCGACTTCGACGGCCGGCTCGACTACCGCATGAGCCTCGAAGGCCTGGCCGAGCGCGTCCCCGCCCGGGCCAAGCGGCTCCTCGCCGACCTCGAACTGAACGTCGACGCCCTGGGCAGCCTCCGCCTGAGCGGCACCGTCGACGACCTGAAGGTCAGCGTGCTCGACAAGCAGCGCGTCAAGCTGCTCGGCCGCGACCTGGAGAAGGTCTTGCGCTGACCTCCCGCCCCGATTGCGCCTGCTGCAACGTCCCTGACGACGTCGATCCGCCTCCGCCCCGGTTTCACCTGATAGCACGCCGCCGCGCCGCCCGATCTGATCGAGCAGAGGCGGCCCGGAGACGTCGGAACCCACGGCGGCCCGGCCGGTGATTGCACGCGTGTTTCCGATTCTTGATTCCGGCTGCGACGGAACATACAATCAGGACGTTCGAGCCTCGTGACGAGGCGAGAGTAGCGTAGGAGGAGCCGACGGTGCCGAGGCGACCATGGATCGGGCTGTTGTGTTTCTGGCCGGGCCTTCCGCAAATCTGGACCGGCCAGGAGGTCTTCGGGCTGATGCTGGCCGGATTCTTCGCGGCGACGGTCAACCTGGCGGTCGCGGCGCGCTGGGTCTGGGTCGAGGCGTTCGCCCCCGGCTGGGCTGATTTCTTCGCGGCCGCCGCCATCCTGACCTGGTCGGTCGCCTTCGCCTACACCTCCTGGTGGGTCTGGCTGTGCCATCCCGAGCGGCATCGCCAGGAGATCAACCGGCTGTTCCAGGAGGCCGTCGAGGCCTACCTGCAGGGGAAGTGGAACGAGTCGCGGCGGCGGATCGAGCGGATCCTGGCCCTGGACGACACCGAC
Protein-coding regions in this window:
- a CDS encoding AsmA-like C-terminal region-containing protein, whose translation is MKCRWFRRLMLIPLGIAVAPALFWCLIVLVAPTNWARKHVIAALERSSGRSVDLNRLRVCFGGGIDLENLRIGAPGSPADPWLDAENVHVDVGMMQILCGRLDATSLDVDGLRLRVQRRADGTFELGDLVRAPSPTNRPADAQVCSGPTNLQIHVKRGQVHLIDEPTRTDVIISEVVGEGTWEEGKTITGTLSGSANQGAVQLSGSLNRIPGRPSFEGQIWADGVVLDDGMSFLRYLVPVLAGATPKIQGDLTMEMYLRGDGETRDLLRKTLVGHGRILIDPIQLEGAELLAEVEKSLPIPAKSRIGSLRTDFTVKEGRVTTSRLALNIARAPLVITGWTDFDGRLDYRMSLEGLAERVPARAKRLLADLELNVDALGSLRLSGTVDDLKVSVLDKQRVKLLGRDLEKVLR
- a CDS encoding tetratricopeptide repeat protein — protein: MPRRPWIGLLCFWPGLPQIWTGQEVFGLMLAGFFAATVNLAVAARWVWVEAFAPGWADFFAAAAILTWSVAFAYTSWWVWLCHPERHRQEINRLFQEAVEAYLQGKWNESRRRIERILALDDTDADALLQLGAIHVRTHQPEAARRAFRQCLEQDGGSKWRWEVERALAALDSPAS